TCACTTTTGGGGAATATAGAAACTAGAaatctattaaacttttataaaactaaaaccGGATTTCGAGATGTTTTGAAGAACCAAATGCATATTTTAtcctatttaattttatgtgctGTATGTTCGGGATTAATGTTGGTTGTGGTTTTGTGTAGGTGACCCATACGGAGGATGGAATGGAGACATTGCGgcgttttctgtttgatgtTTGTGGTGTGGGAGCAGGGTGGAAGATGGAGGATGTGATGGAGGAGGAGATAAAGGTGATTAAAGAAACGGTGGGGCCTGATGAGCATGTGATTTGTGCTTTGTCTGGTGGTGTGGATTCCACTGTTGCTGCTACTCTGGTGCATAAGGCTATTGGGGATAGGCTTCATTGTGTGTTTGTGGATAATGGGTTGCTTAGGTATAAGGAGAGGGAGCGTGTGATGGAGACTTTTGAGAAGGATCTTCATTTGCCGGTTGTGTGTGTTGATGCCGTAAATCAGTTTCTTACGAAGTTGAAAGGTGTGGTGGATCCAGAGACCAAGAGGAAGATTATTGGGAAGgagtttatttgtatttttgatGCTTTTGCTCAGGAGCTTGAGGGGAAGCTGGGGAAGAAGCCTTCTTATTTGGTTCAGGGGACGTTGTATCCTGATGTGATTGAATCTTGTCCTCCACCTGGGACCGGGAGAACCCATTCCCATACCATTAAGAGTCATCATAACGTTGGAGGCCTTCCAAAAGATATGAAGTTGAAGCTTATTGAACCACTTAAGCTTCTGTTCAAGGATGAGGTTTTGCTTTGGATCTATTGGCTTGTTTAAATGTGCTTGGATTCTCAGATTATGTTATGCATTGTTTTTGTTGCGGTTTGTGTAGGTTCGTCAATTAGGGAGGATCTTGGATGTTCCTGTGGCCTTTCTAAGACGTCACCCATTCCCAGGGCCTGGTCTTGCAGTGAGAGTCTTGGGTGATGTGACTGAAGGAAATGCTTTAGATATTCTCCGACAGGTATGTAGATCTTTTGTGCTTTTGTATGTTTGTGATGCTGATTGATGATTACCCTTTAGTATTTATGTCTAAGAATTGTTTTTTCCAGGTTGATGAGATCTTCATTCAGTCAATCAAGGATGCTGGGCTCTATGATTCAATATGGCAAGCTTTTGCAGTTTTCTTGCCTGTTCGATCGGTTGGAGTTCAAGGTGATCAAAGAACACACTCCCATGTTGTTGCTCTCAGAGCTGTTACAAGTCAAGATGGAATGACTGCTGACTGGTAAGATTTCAACTGTAGTATGTTTGGCTATGCTactgaataatgttttttttttctccttattaCCGCTGAATGTGCTCCATTTGTAGAATATACTTGTAAAAAGCATATCTGGTTATGCTGTGCTGCTGCTGCAGtaccatattttgttttctttttcttttaatggtACCAAATTACCAATAGTAGGTCGAACATGTTTCTAGTAAACTATAGAATGGACCAAATAAAGTTTGATAAGCATGTGATGGGTTCCCAGTACATGACATGATATTCTGCTTTTCTTGTTGATGTAGCATGTCTATTTGATAAAGGGGAAGGTGTCAGTACTGGTGCTTGTAACAGAGTATAAGAACTTCTACACCTGCTTGGGACTATAAACCATACATAAACacataagaaaattttgaaatattccaGAGAAAGTGATGCCACCTTATCTTGTCATTAGTCAATCATGATCTTAGTTAAATACTAGGGGCATTAAATTCTTTgcaaaaaatacattagtttCAGAGCATTTTTGTTATacaaatacttttaaattattctaTTGGCTTCAAATAGGCTTTCCCTATTAAATCATAATAACTGTTGTTTATCATCCTTTGCTGCTCTCTGGTAACtacattttcaaataaatttcagGTACTACTTTGAGCACAAGTTCCTTGACGATGTTTCCCGAAAGATCTGTAATGGTGTCCGTGGTGTAAACCGTGTTGTGCAAGATATTACCTCAAAGCCACCATCAACAATTGAATGGGAATAACATCACATTTTATGGGTTTTACTTCACAAAAGTAGCGAGGTACTTTGAAGTTGTATATGTGCTAAGGCACtgactattttctttttgtctttcATGTCTTCTTCCTTGCATGCCTACAATGGCTTGGAGGGGAGCGGGAATTTCTAGTGGAATTAATATGATTCTTGTGATTGGAGTAGGAGTTGAGAGGTCCATAACCAAAAATTTAACTAATGATTTTTTTGCCCCcatgaatcaattttattaatattttaatttttgaagtcGAAGATCATGAACAGTGTAATTGGATTGGTGAGGAAAAAAATCTGAGACGCGAGATGCTCGTACTATCCTATCTTTAAGGATTTATTTGCATGGTGTAcaagtttcttattttataacaaGTTCTTCTCGATAATTGCTGGGTAGCAAAATGGACAATCTTTTGTAATTTAGTACTAGTAACCTTTAATTTGAAATGAGAAAAAGAGGTAGAAGGGGTTCTGATCAACTTGATCTAGATaatagtttaaataaatttataaatctaaGTAAAATGTTCATCTAGTGGATAAAAACTGAACATTTAGTGAGAGTCTCTAACCCATGTTTTGATAAGAACAATCTCATAAAAATGAACGCTTTTAAAAATAGATTTCATGTAAgctcaattttgaaatttaatttaatttgtaaaaatcatTTATGGGGCCTATTATTGGGCATGTAGTGGAGGGGAGATTGAAAGATATGCATTGCACTAGACTTACTTACTAGGCGTAATTTCATTTATGCAAGTCTCATGCCTTTtgggttttgaaagttttaaACAATAGTTTAATTATTCTATGtactctttatatttttatcatttatactttttaattcttatagtttTAAAGTGGTTGTTTTACTCtctatagtttattttttaattttttttagtccctataatttgaaggtgatttttttaatccttataatgtatttttttttagttcttatagtttaaaaatagtttttttagtctttatattttatattttaatttccttttagtccttaccatcaaaatataagtaatattatcaattataattaattaaaaaaatattagcaagtaattcgtaactaatttatcagaagtaatttgtaataaaaaatagttaataatttataactaattatttgtatatattttttaataatgactaaaaagtaattaaaatacaaattatagagactaaaaatatcattttcaaattatagggattaaaaaagaattaaaatacaaactagAAGGACTAAAAAGATCTTAAAATGTAAACGATAgagacttaaaaaaattaatttcaaactataaaaactaaaagacacAGAGACTATAGAaattaaatgagtaatttaactttaaataattattaatatataaagacTTGTAAACACTATAATTCAACAACCTCGATCAACTTATATTGTTGACTTTCACAAACTGGTACTGGTCATGCAGacttgttttgaataaaaaaataattaaaaagagatGCATGTAAAGGCATCAAATATAGAATATTTGGACTgcatattaaaaatacaaaaaataatttgtcatGGCATCAAAAGATTCTAAAATAAAACCTTTTAGGTACGCATAGTAACGGAGAATTTAGTTAGTTTGCATGAgaatttaaattcaaactttattattgtcattgtacacgaacaaaaaataatgagaaaatgaaaatttcataTTGTTGTGTATAAAAAATCATGTTGTACTGATACAAGTGTAATTTAGGAAGCGTAATGCCTGGaccaaatttatgatttattcagaaaatggTAGCTTGATAATCTTTCCATAGTGCTTTATCATCCCACGAGTAATAAGTAGACATACTTCTGACATCCATCTCAGATGCAATTTCCAATACCATTTTTTCAAGAACATCTTTCTCCACCTCTATTGCAATATCTTCTGTAACAACTTGGATATTTAGCCACGAACCACGTCTTGCCAAGTCCTTTTCAGCAAGTTGTTCTAACGTTAAAGGTGATGGACGAGGGTGAAAGTGCAACTTAACTAGTTCTGTAATCTCTTTAACCAGAAGTTTCTTCACAACATATGCTTGGACATTTGGATTTTTTGTTGAAACATGAGGTGGGAATCCACAGTTCTGATatacctgcatgaaaatttcgATGACACAGTCATGCAAGATTCTACCACCAGAAAGTTGGCTAGTTAGTTCCTTCAGTTCAACAAAGGTGGATGGATCTAACAATTGGTCACATGATCTCTTCAGAGTAAGTTCATCCCATTTTAAGCTGAGAGCATGCAGAATTTCTCTTACATTGTGTAAGATGTCCTTGGAGAAGGTTAAATTGTTCATTGGATCCAAAGAGAGTCTTATAAGGTCTTCAAAATGGCTCTCTTCAAATTTGTCTTGCATTACTTGTATCGGTGACTCATCTGTGGAAGTCCGAAACTGTCATCCTTAGTAAATTGCTCAACAATAGAGTGAACATGAAAAAAAACTCGAATATGTCCAGGTTTAAAACCATACCTTGTTGAAAGGTGGTGATTTGTGGGTTGGTAACATCATCCTTAGTAAATTGCTGAACAACAGATTCAGCACTGGTGTGTTCAACTTTGTTTCCCATGTTTACATAATCATCTGTTCTCTGACGGGATGAAATAACATCTTGTGAAAAAGGAAAAGTCTGGATCTCTGGATGCAAATCCTAATCAACACCAAATTCCATTATTCACATCAAggataaaaaagataacaaataattttgatgaatttcaCTAACGAGAAGTGTGAAAGCACTGTTAATTGGAAAACAATAGTTGAGATGGTGATAAAATACATATACATTTATACTATAATAAACTACAAAGTTGTAGAAAACTACTACATTGATTTTAAAAGGTAGCCAAATCCATAtttgataaaagtaaaagatagaTCTCTATGTCACTTCAGAGTTCAGAGTAAATGCCAAAAACTATTTACCAGAAACGATCTACTTCCTCCGGTTATATCATTCATGTCTATGTTCCTAGTAGGGCTGTCCCTGTATCTGCCATCTGGTTCTGAAAACATATCCATATATTCTctcatgtatatatattataacaatATTTTACAAGTTTCTTAGACCATGCTAAAGAATTGATGGATTACATAGATGATAAATGAGACATATTTATTATACAGAGCATACCTCTAGGAATATCATAATGTGCAAATAGACTGTCGCCAGGAACGCTATTTCTGATTCTAATATCTTCACCAAAAAGTTGCAACTTATCAGTATGCATGTTAACAATGGCCAATGGTGAATCCTTGATTTTCGGTTCCAAAAAGTTATAGGAGCCATTTTCCCCTTCTTTTGGAAGCCCCAACCTGGTTCTGTGGACCATTTGATAGTTGCTGTAATGTCTCATCCTTTCAGTAATGGAACTGTGCTTGCAGTACCTATGCATGCTTGGCAAGTACAAAGAGTCAGGACGAGGAATTGATCTCCCTAGAGAGTTTGTGCACTGTTCACATTCCTCACTTCCACAGTTTAACATCTGAGATGGGCCTTTCCTACCTTCAACATGTATATTTTCCTCAGAATGGCCAACTGAAGTATGGTATGAGTTCTTACTACGACTTTCACCAAATGAAGCAGTTTCCAGCCCCATACATAACTCAGAATCCTCCAACTTGATAATATTGTCCCTCTTCTTCAGATCAAGATATGAATTCAACCTTTTTCCAGCATTAGGATGGGCATTAATTGGTGAATTTCTCTCAGCAATTTCCAATTGTTTTACTTTTTGACCATCTTCCAAGCCCTGGGAACTGCAGGAAAATTTACTTGACATTTCATCATCTGTCCTCCACTGCTGTTCTTGTCTCCTTACTCTCATGACATGCttcaattttctctttatgCAACTAAAGGGAAAATATGAAGGCATAATATTTTGTGCATGAGATCTGAAGCTATCAGGCGAATGGGGAGGACTAGCAAAGCTTGTTTCCACATTAACAGTGCCAGGCTTCAAAACTACTATTCTGTTGGAGGACTGAGGCTTAACACTTAACCTCAAATCAGATCTATCAAAGGGCTTAAAAGGTTTTACACATTGTGTAGCATTACCATCTTGAGGcttttttaatttagtcatCATTTTTTGCCTTGCCTGCTGATATGGTTCTTTCACTTGAGTACTTTGTAAGTCATGAATCTGTTTTACTAACAAAGAGTTGGGATCTTGCAAAAGTTTTATGAAAAGCTCcttgtttgaaaataaaatctgtAAAGCATCCAAGAACTGATTAGGCTCACAGTCTGCCCCATCTTTTCCCTGATAATTTTTATTCACAAATCTCGGGTCAACAATCATCTTTGTTACTTCTTCTCTCCAATCTGCTACCTGTTCATTCTCTATGCCGCTGATACTTTTACAACTATaatctcttcttcttctggAACTTACCTGTAGTTAGAATTCTTCCATGAGTGCTACTAAGCTATCATTGTAATAGGGTGAGAAGAATGCATGACACCATTTTTGCGGCATCTTGCCAACTATATGTGGCAATTTTAAAGCTTAATTAAAACTTCtagatttataatttattatgcatgtattttatttttcatgaaacTAGTCAATAGATCATCAAAACAAGCCACTGATTTTTGAGACCAAGGCTGAaggtgattattttttaaatatatttgtagGATGGAGTAATGGATGGGTTTCAGTGTTGTTTCTCTTCTGCTCATCATCACAGTACAAATAATAATTGAGGtctttaagatttaaattttaaagtgctACGTTattaagcaaaattaaaaagatttctTCACTTCGCAAAATCCTACGCCCTACCCCTACACCAATGTATTTGTGTGTGGGAAGAATTGAGAGAAAAACTaagataataaaagaaaagagtggTTTATGTCAATAGTCAAGACAAAAATAAGATGGCTTATGTCAAGGGAGATGCTTTCCTCTAGGTACATTAGAGAGATAGTTAACAAATTTCTTTGACgtttaaattgaaataacacGTACActtcataattaataattaattagatacAAAGCACACTACAAGCAACTTAGACTACACGTAAACAGATTTAGGAAGAGGTAGGATGTGTGGCCGTGTAAAAAGGGTAAAACAGCATGCATTATGATAAATTTCATTAAGCAGAATTTTAAAAGCAAGGCTCATGTTATAACATCAATCTTAGAGAAGGAAGTGCGTTTGATCAGAACTTACACCAATTTGAAGGTACTTCTCATCAAATGTGCTAAGCACATCTGATCTACTTCTAGAATTTCCATTTCCTGcagtttggaaaaaaaattcacaagttCCAAATTATATCGGGACCAAATTGATTACATGTAATTTCCTCACCttcagaaaattaaaattgatttaatgtgTAGCAGGTTTAAGTAAAAATATGGTAAATGGAGGCACGGGTTTTTGGCCCAGAAGACTTTAACTAAATGCAATATGCATCCAAGACTAAGAAACTCGCAacctttttggatgaaaattcTACCACCCAGTAAGTTTAAgcagtaaaaaacaaaaaagtctcACCATTAGCATGAGCATTCAGCCTCCTATTGGAAACCAATCTTCTGTCAGAATTACCTTCACGAAAATTGAAGATTCTTAACATTCGCCACGTACAGCCTGTCTCGTACGTTTGGCTAACCCGAGGAGGAGATCTTCTCGCCATGATAAAGTGGAAAGCTACTATCTGTGATCTTTTAGTCAAATTTAATTGGAAAAACACAAAAGTCTGTGCAGGCACAGAAAAAAGGAAAGGTTAATCCTTGTAAATGGGAAGTAACCAAACAATGTTCGGCTTCAGAATTCCATCCAAATGACAATAAAAAGTATCAGAATCTGAAGTACTAATTGATAATCAGTTTCAAACCCCACAAAAAccttaaaacttaaaaagagTTACAATTGAATGATCATACTTTCTAAAACTAAACAACTATACTAATATCTATAACCAATTGACAATTTTGACATATTCACCCAACCCCCGAACAAAAGTGaaataaaacaatgaaaaagtaTCCACCTTGTCTGTAAAACACAAACACGTGAAGAGCAAAGTAAGTTACTTTCTGAATACCTAATGTGACTGAGGCCCAACCCTGACTGCAATCATTAAATTCAATAGTCCTTTTTTTTGCCTAGTTAATTCTAACAAGTATCATTGGTAAAATACGAAGTCTAACAAGTATCAATGGAAATAGCAAGTCTATAACAATTATACGTGAGAGATACCTGGATATAATACCCAAATTAAAGTCCTCCTGCAGCTTAAACAAGTGCATGATGAAGTAGATCTAGAATGGAATTTGAAAATGTGAAAGTGAAACACAAAAACACAGGAACACAGGGAATGTGTGTGTGTCTAAATAGTCAATCGGATTCTGATAGGGacataaaatattatgacaatgacaagtaaattgtaaaatatttagTGGTTGAGGAAAGCTTTTAGCTGAAGGCAACTTGGCTTGCTTTTGTTTTGTTATCCAATGTCTTTCTCTACGTGTCTATCACTTCCGAGCAATTGCAATTACAAATCCAAATCCACCCTCCTTTGCCAGTCTTTCTTAAGGTGAATTCGGGGGTGATATTCATTTAAAGAGTCGACTTCTTCCAACAGATACTCTTTTATATACACCAACCTAGAGATGAAACTTGTGACTACATGTTCAAGGAGCATGATTATCTGTCAATCATGGGCATCCTTTTCCTGTCTAGTGAGAGTTCTGTTCAGACCCACTATTTGTTGAATCCAGCTCTTTGGTTTTAAGGAATCTTCCGTCTTCCTAAGCTTGTCGTAGAGTGAGGTCTTTTGCTCGATGGGACGTCTTTCCATTCATTCATGTTTAGTATGGAACACCCCCTGGCCCCTGCACCTTGTTGTGCTACCAATGTGAACCGTTCATGTTGGTGGCTATGGTCCCGCACTCACTTATTATGTAGACTCATGTTAACGCTAACGTGaacaagatttttttatgaCGGCTGTCACTTTTAATTTAGgtgcaacaacaataataacacCATTCTGTTATCGTTGCCTGTCATGGGATTCTAATTCTATTATTAATGACTACACAACTAACTGACAATTGCattctattattaatttacCCTTCTTCTATACTGAATTTTGCATATAAGGCCTCTTTTGCCTCTAAGGCACAAAGAGAATTTTGCATTGACAGACAAAAGAGGAAGCTCTAGTAGGAATCCCTATAGCAAAGCACAATACTGGGTCTTTGTAGTAATTCGTATATAGAACAAggacaaattataaattatgataaaatatcttcacttttaattcttaatatcCTGAATaacatttgtcattttttcttttaaaaaaaaactacatataGCCATTTAAAGACAATTCCACTAAAGTGAATAATACACGTAAAATGATAAGACAAGTCCCCAATCCAATCTTATCTTCTCACGTACAATACTACATGATAGTTTGCCAACCTCATTTGATGCTACACAAATAGAAAGAAATTTGGGCCGAGCCCAAATGTGTATCAGGCAATGGCATAGCCCGTATGAGACACAAACCCCTATTGACTCTACTCGGCAGTAGCAGTGTCTTTGATGGCTTTATCATTTGTTGGTGTTCCACACTGGCTTTGTCCTACTCCTACAGCTGCAAAACTGCAACAATTTCACAAGCCTTCTACTTCCACTTCCACTCTTACAcccttctttccttctttttcatatCCCTTTGTTGTTTTCGTTCGGGCTCCGCGGGCCATTGGGCCTGATGGGAAGTTCTACCCAAGCCCAGCCGACGACGACCCTCCGGAAGCCGACGAGGATTCCTCCCACGGCTTTTCCACCTTCCAACAAATCCAGCGCCAAGCCCAACGCGCTCGCCAAATCGAAGAAGAAGACTACAAGAACAACCAGTCCACGTACCTCGCCGCCATCGCCGACGTCGAAGACGCCCCCGACAACGCCCCCTTCGACTCCTCCGAGGATGACCTCTTCGGCGAAATCGACAAAGCTTTAGCTCTCAAGCGCAAAGAATTCGTCTCCCAAGGCCTTCTCCAACCCAATCCCCCCAAGCAGGACCAACTCCCCGTCGCCGCCGTCGACGAGCTCCAACCGGACGAGCTCGGCGACTTGGAGGAAATCGAACGCCTCCAGGGACTCACCGGTGACGGTAACGGAAGCTCAACCGATTCTCCGTTTGAATTCGATTTTGACAGTTATGGTAAAAGTAAGGTTAGGATTGTAGAAGGGAAATTTAAGATGACTCTGGCTGAGCTTCTTGACGAGAGTAAGGTCGTGCCGGTGTCGGTTTCCGGTGATTTGGAGATTGAAATCACCGGAATTCAGCACGATTCGAGGATTGTTAGTTCTGGTGATTTGTTTGTGTGTTGTGTGGGGAGAAAAACCGATGGGCATTTGTTTCTGTCTGAGGCTGATAAGAGAGGTGCCGTTGCGGTTGTGGCTAGTAAAGAGATTGATATTGAGGACACTTTGGGGTGCAAGGCTTTGGTTATTGTGGAAGATACTAATGCTGTTCTTCCTGCTTTGGCTGCCTCGTTTTTTAAACAACCTTCCACCAAAATGGCTGTGATCGCGATAACTGGGACTTATGGCAAAACGACCACCACCTGTTTGATTAAAAGTTTGTATGAGGCGATGGGGCTGCGCACCGGTATGTTGAACTCGGTTGCTTCATATGTACATGGGGATAATAAGATGGACCTGGGTAACATGGTGCCGGATTCTGTTTTGGTTCAGAATTTGATGGCCAAGATGATTCACAATGGGACTGAGGCGGTGGTCATGGAGGCGGGTGGTCATGGGTTGGGGGATGGGAAGTATGATGAGGTTGATTTTGATATTGCGGTTTTCACTAATTTGAGTAAGGAGGAGGAGGGGGATAGGGACGCACAGGCTAAGTTGTTCTCGAGAATGGTGGATCCGGAGAGGCACAGGAAGGTTGTTAACATTGATGATCCAAATGCGTCATTTTTTGTGTCGCAGGGGAGCCAGGAAGTTCCTGTTGTGACGTTTGCAATGGAGAATAAGGAGGCAGATGTTCATCCCTTGAAGTTTGAGCTTTCTTTGTTTGAGACACAGGTTTTGGTTAATACTCCCACAGGGATACTGGAGATTTCGTCCGGTTTGCTTGGGAAGCATAATATTTACAACATCCTTGCTGCTGTGGCAGTTGGGATTGCTGTTGGGGCACCCTTGGAGGACATTGTTAGAGGGATTGAAGAGGTTGATGCAGTTCCTGGGAGGTGTGAGTTGATTGATGAGGAGCAAGCATTTGGGGTGATAGTGGACTATGCCAGTACTCCTGATGCATTGTCTAGATTGCTTGATTCTGTAAGAGAGCTTGGACCTCGCAGGGTTATAACTGGTATGTTTGTGTTGTGCTTCTCTTATTGCTGCAAAATATTTCCTTTCTAATTTTGGTTTGGACATGAAGAAATTAAACCAAAGCATTTTTCTGTTGGAAAGTTAAAACTCCATACTTATTTACATGCCTGGAGTGTGAAGACTTGTATTATTTAAGTCAAACATGCTTTCATTATTGTGCATGTCATAATTTCTTGTTCATTTTGAAGTCATTGGATGCTGTGGTGAGGGCGACAGGGGGAAGAGGCCTGTGATGACCAAGATAGCAACAGATAAAAGTGAAGTGACCATGCTGACATCTGACAATCCCAAGAATGAAGATCCATGTATGTATTTTGAACATAGAATAGAGCAATATATGAATATGCGTACTTTAACTAGCTGCTGCACAGCTTTGGAATCTAATTTTGACATGCTTCTTTGCTTTTTGCCCAGTGGATATATTGGATGATATGTTAGCTGGGGTAGGATGGACGATGCAGGACTACCTGAAATATGGAGAGAATGACTATTATCCACCACTTCCTAATGGTCATAGACTTTTTCTCCATGACATTAGGAGGGTAGCTGTGCGAGCTGCAGTTGCAATGGGAGAGGAGGGTGATATGATTGTAAGTTAATGAAGCCCTATTCTACATTTCACCTTCTAATATAGAATTGAGCTAAGTTGTGATGCCTGAGAAGTCACTTAATTGAAAGCATTTTGGTGCTTGTACTGCAAAAGAGATTTATAGTTTTTGGTTTTCTGAAAATTTTGATGGATATTTTAAGGTGTATGTCAAAGTGATATGTCAACGAAACTATActgtttaagagaaaaaaatagggAGAAGCTTAAatttaaacacaatgaacaaacATTGCCACAATCCACAATAATAAATCTTATTGCAAGTGGATGATTATCCTCCAACAATCAACATTCAGTTTCATCATGGCACTTGGTGATCCTATGAAGTCATGACTTAGAGTTCCTACACAAATGTGGGAGTTCTAGTTTGTCTCAATTTGGTAGCCTTGCTTTAATTGAAGGCTTAACTGatcctttccttttattttcttgtgcGGTGATTGATGCGACACCATCCTAGTAGAGCATGtccaaactattttttctttatgatttgtGCTTATTGGAGTTGAGAAAACTTCATGTTTCCTGTCAGTCTATAAGCTTTAGATTgactgtttaaaaaaataaactaccgAAAGCATTACAACTGGAGTCTGATAACTTGTTTCCTCTTCTTGACatctatataaattaattctttaagAGTATCATATCATCTATAAGTTGAAATAATGcaccaaaaaattaatataaacaacGAATTGTTAATTTGTGGGTTGTGATTTGTGAAACAAGGTTGTACTTTTATATGCATGGTGCAGGTGGTTGCTGGCAAAGGCCATGAAACATATCAAGTAGAAGGTGATAAGAAGGAATTCTTTGATGATCGAGAAGAGTGCCGAGAGGCATTGCAGTATGTTGATGAGCTTCACCAAGCTGGAATAGATACAAGTGAATTTCCATGGCGGTAATATCAAATGTTTTCCTCTTCAATGCCCTTTTGTAACTTGACAAGGCTGGTTATTGGCAATTAAGACCA
This genomic interval from Glycine max cultivar Williams 82 chromosome 5, Glycine_max_v4.0, whole genome shotgun sequence contains the following:
- the LOC100776022 gene encoding UDP-N-acetylmuramoyl-L-alanyl-D-glutamate--2,6-diaminopimelate ligase MurE homolog, chloroplastic, with amino-acid sequence MALSFVGVPHWLCPTPTAAKLQQFHKPSTSTSTLTPFFPSFSYPFVVFVRAPRAIGPDGKFYPSPADDDPPEADEDSSHGFSTFQQIQRQAQRARQIEEEDYKNNQSTYLAAIADVEDAPDNAPFDSSEDDLFGEIDKALALKRKEFVSQGLLQPNPPKQDQLPVAAVDELQPDELGDLEEIERLQGLTGDGNGSSTDSPFEFDFDSYGKSKVRIVEGKFKMTLAELLDESKVVPVSVSGDLEIEITGIQHDSRIVSSGDLFVCCVGRKTDGHLFLSEADKRGAVAVVASKEIDIEDTLGCKALVIVEDTNAVLPALAASFFKQPSTKMAVIAITGTYGKTTTTCLIKSLYEAMGLRTGMLNSVASYVHGDNKMDLGNMVPDSVLVQNLMAKMIHNGTEAVVMEAGGHGLGDGKYDEVDFDIAVFTNLSKEEEGDRDAQAKLFSRMVDPERHRKVVNIDDPNASFFVSQGSQEVPVVTFAMENKEADVHPLKFELSLFETQVLVNTPTGILEISSGLLGKHNIYNILAAVAVGIAVGAPLEDIVRGIEEVDAVPGRCELIDEEQAFGVIVDYASTPDALSRLLDSVRELGPRRVITVIGCCGEGDRGKRPVMTKIATDKSEVTMLTSDNPKNEDPLDILDDMLAGVGWTMQDYLKYGENDYYPPLPNGHRLFLHDIRRVAVRAAVAMGEEGDMIVVAGKGHETYQVEGDKKEFFDDREECREALQYVDELHQAGIDTSEFPWRLPESH